The Glutamicibacter mishrai DNA window GATTCGCCCGTTCTTAGCGCCAGCGCCCATCAGCTCTCGGCTCCTAGTCTCACCAGTGTCACCTTTGAATATGTTGATGCTCCCCCGAGCTTGCTTGACGACTCATTGCGTCACCGAAGCCTCGTCTGGACCCGCAACGGGCATGGCCTCGTCGGATTTGGCACGGCCGCGCGCCTGCACACCCACGGTGAGGAACGCTTCGCCCGGGCCCGCGCCTGGTTTGCACAGGTCATCAAGAACGCCGCGATCACGGATCCGCTGAATCGCCCTGGCACCGGTTTGATCAGCTTCGGCTCCTTTGCTTTCTCCTTCACCAGCGTCTTCGAATCGCGCATGATCATTCCGCAGCTGGTCATCGGCCGCGATGAGCACACCGCCTGGATAACGCTCACCGGCACCGCCGAAGAACTCGAAGGCGCCACCTACGAGCAGGCGCTCGCCCGCGCGAACGCCGCCATGGACGATGCCGCCATCGCCGAGAGCGATGCGGGAAGCATCAAGCTCACCAGCGGACAGCTGACCGCTGGCTCCTACGTGCAGGCGGTCCACAAGGCCCTGGGCCATTTCGAAGAGCGCGGCATCTCGAAACTGGTGCTGGCCCGCGATGTGCTCGCCCACAGCAGCACGCCGATCGACCTGTCCAAGGTCGTCCACGCGCTGACCGAACGCTACGGCAATTGCTGGACCTACAGTGTTGACGGCCTGGTTGGAGCTACCCCGGAGATGCTGGTGCGTGTCACTGATGGACTGGCCGAGGCCCGTGTTTTGGCCGGCACCTTGGACCGCGCCGCGGCCGGGGCCGATGAGCCGGACTTCGCCCAGCATCATCTTTTCGAGGATCCCAAGCAGCGCAATGAGCATCAGCTGGCCATTGATTCGCTGACCGACTCGCTGAATCCGATTTCCCATGGCATGAGCGCGCCGGAAGAGCCATTCATCTTGCAGCTGCCTAATGTGTGGCATCTGGCCAGCGACGTGCGGGCCCAGCTGCGTGCCGATGCCTCCGGGGCATTGCCTTCCGCGCTGGATGTCGCCGAGATCTTCCATCCGACGGCAGCGGTCTGCGGCACTCCGACGAAAAAAGCCGGGGTCCTGCTGCGTGAGCTGGAAGGCATGGATCGCGGCCCCTACGCCGGGCCGGTGGGCTGGGTTGACAGCCGAGGCGACGGCGAATTCGGCATTGCCTTGCGTGGCGGAATCCTGGAAGACGAAAAGCTGATGCGCCTGTATGCAGGGTGCGGCATCGTGCCCGGTTCTGTTCCGGAGGATGAGCTGGCCGAGTCGTGGGCGAAAATGCGTCCCATGCGCCAAGCGCTGGGCGCCGAATAGCTCCTGGCCGAGCAGGGCAAAGCTATATGACGGGCCAATGTTTCACTAGCGTAAATTTTCCTTGCCCTCGATGACACTTGTGTGAAGTGCGTCTCGTGCTGGTGTTAGCGCGGTTATGATTGGGGCATCGCAGTGATGCACTCGCAATGACCCGAAAGTAGGTTTTGATCCTATGCGTAGCCCCAAGAAAAAGTTCGCCGCTTCCATCGCGCTCAGCTCCGTAGCACTTCTTGCCATGACCGCCTGCGGTTCCAGCAGCGGCTCCAGCTCAGAGTCCGAAGGCGCATCCTTCCCGCTCAACGAGGGCAAGCTGACCATCTGCTCGGATATCCCTTATGAGCCATTTGAATTCGTCAAGGACGGCAAGAACGTAGGCTTCGATATGGACGTCGCCGCAGAAATCGCCAAGGACGCCAAGCTGGATCTGAACGTCATCGACGCCAGCTTCGACTCCATCGAATCGGGCCTGTTCAGCACCCAGTGCGACATCGCAATCTCTTCGATCTCCATCACCGATGCACGCAAGGAGAAGATGGACTTCTCCACCCCTTACATGGATGACGACCTGGTTCTGATCGCCAAGAACGGCTCGGGCATCACCGATCTGGAAACCGCCAAGGACAAGAAGGTCGGTGTCCAGCAGGCCACCACCGGTGAAAAGTACGGCAAGGAAAACGGCCTGGAGAACCTGGTCGGCTACGAAGATGCCGGTCTGCAGACCCAGGCCCTGCTGGCCAACCAGGTTGACGCTGTGCTGGGCAACCAGTCGGTGCTCGGCTACGCAGTGAAGGACAAGCCGGACTACAAGGCTGTCGCCAACTTCAAGACCGGCGAACAGCTCGGTGTTGCCGTGCCTAAGGACAAGGCCGACACCCTGGAATTGGTCAATGGCACCCTCAAGCGCCTGACCGATGCCGGCACCATGGAAGAACTGACCGTGAAGTGGTTCGGCGAGAAGTAATTCTTCTCTGAACACGGATTGATCTACCGGGCGGGGGTTCGCCACGCAAATCATGCCAATGGGCGTGCTTGCTACCCGAACCCCCGCTGCCTTTACGAGAGGTACAAAACCAATGGCAATGACTACTAGTCAGCGTGCCCGTACGAGCAAAATCATTCAGATTGTGCTCTTCTTTGTCATCATCATCGGCCTGATTGCCCTGGTTGACTGGGAAAAAGCGTCCTACGCTTTCTTCTCCTTCGACAAGCTCGGACCGATGTTCCCGGACATGATTCTGGTGGGCCTGAAGAATACGATCTTCTACACCATCATCTCCTTCGCTTTCGGCTTGGTTCTGGGCCTGTTGCTGGCCCTGATGAAAGTGGCCAGCTTCGCTCCCTACCGCTGGTTCGCCACCGCTTTCATTGAATTCTTCCGCGGCATTCCAGCCATCTTGGTACTGCTGGCCTTCGGCTTCGGCTTGCCACAGGCGTTCGGTACGACCTGGCCGCAGCCGGTCAACGTGATGTTCGCCTTGGGTCTGGTGTCTTCGGCCTACATCGCTGAAACCCTGCGCGCTGGCTTGCAGGCTGTGCCCAAGGGGCAAACCGAGGCAGCCCGCTCGCTGGGCATGCCGGCCTGGCGTGCCATGGTCACCATCGTCATCCCGCAGGCGTTCAAGATCGTTTTGCCTCCAATGACCAATGAGATCATCTTGCTGACCAAGGACACCTCGCTGGCGTTCATCCTCGGTGCCGCCGTGGCCCAGTACGAGATGACCAAATTCGGCCGAGATGGCATTTCCCAGCTGGATGCAGGTATCACCCCGCTGGTCGTAGCCGGCCTGTTCTACCTGGTGATCACCATTCCGCTGAGCCTGGTAGCCCGCAAATTCGAATCCCGCGCGGCGAAGACCAAGCGATAGTTAGGACTTGAGAATGTCGACTGACAATAATGAACTTTCAGTCCATGCCGCTGGTGTGGAGATCACTGGACTGCGCAAATCCTACGGCGATAACGAGGTGCTCAAAGGCATCGATCTGAACGTCAAGCCAGGCGAAGTCGTGTGCCTGATCGGCCCCTCCGGCTCCGGCAAGTCCACGTTGCTGCGCTGCGTGAACCTGCTCGAAAAGCCGAACGGCGGAACCATTCTGGTGGGCGGCTTCAACGCCACCGATCCAGAGGTCAACTTGGATCAGATGCGCCAAAAGGTTGGAATGGTCTTCCAGCAGTTCAACCTCTTCCCGCACCTGACCGTGCTGGAGAACTGCACAGTGGCTCCGATCAAAGTGCTCAAGCGCAAGAAGGTTGATGCGCAGAAGATCGCCAAGAGCCACCTGAATCGCGTTGGCTTGGGTGACTTCGGCGAGCGCTACCCTGACCAGCTCTCTGGTGGACAGCAGCAGCGCGTGGCCATTGCCCGTGCCCTGTCCATGGAACCAACCCTGATGCTCTTCGATGAGCCAACCAGCGCGTTGGACCCGGAAACTGTCGGTGAAGTTCTGGCCATCATGAAGAGCCTCGCCCAGGCGGGCATGACCATGCTGGTGGTGACCCACGAGATGGCCTTCGCCAAGGAGGTCGCTGACCGTGTGGTCTTCATGGACGGCGGCGTTGTGGTGGAAGAAGGCAAGGCCGCGGAGGTCATTGGCAATCCGCAGCAGCCGCGTACCCAGGACTTCCTGCGTCGTGTCTTGGATCCGACCCACGTCGATATCTAAGAAGTGTAGTTAGAGTTCATCCCCTGCACCCGGTTCCTATTGGCCCCGGGTGCAGGGGATGAGTCGTTTAAGGCTGGTTATCTCGTCATTGCCCAGGCCAGCTCAGCTGTCCGATCTTCTCATTCAGTGACTGGTTATCCGCCCGCAGATGATCCCTCGACGCGCACACTTCAATCAAACGCAGTGCTGCTCCCCCGCGGTGGCCCAGCAGGCTGCCCAGTTCTTCCTTGGAATCCGCGCGCTCGTACTCCCAGCCGTAGGCCTTGGCCAGTGACTGGATGTCAAAGTCCTGCGGCGTGGAGAACAGGCGTTCCACCGCATTGGCGTAGCGTCCCGAGTCGGCCACGGCCCCGTGTTCCAAGGTGGAGAAGATGGCACCTCCGCCGTCGTTGTACACGACAACGTCCAGTTCAGGCTTCTTCTCCCCCGGTGTCCAAGACAAGGAGCTGGCGTCATGGGCGAAGGTGATGTCCCCCATCACCGCTACCGTGCGCCGCTGGCTTCCCACGGCCAGTCCGAGCGCCGTCGAAATGGTGCCGTCGATGCCGGCCAAGCCGCGATTGGCATGCACGGCGATGCCGTCGCTGGGGCGGGCAGCGAGGTCGAAATCGCGAACGATATTCGAGGACCCCAAGAGCAGGACTTCAGGCTGGTGCTCCCAAATCGCTTCGGCAACCAACAGCCCGTTGATGCTGGTGTTGCGGTCTATATCTGCGCGAAGCTCGAGGGCTTGGGCATCAAGTTCTTGCCAGGCAGCCAGCCAGCCTGCTGGCGCGCGGCCGGCGAATTCCTGTAGTTCCTGCCAGTTGCCGATAGGCGTTTCACGGCGGCGTCCGGCTTCGTACCAGGCCACGGGGGCAGGCTGCCAGATGGCTGAGGCAATGGACGGGTCAGCCAGGAGCCTGGCCACCGGTCGACTGAGGGTGGGGCGCCCGAAGAGCACTACGCGTTCAACGTGTTCTATCCCTACTGATATCAGCGGCCGGTAGTGGGTGATGGCATGATCCGAGAATCGGGCGTTGGAGGAAGGCTCGGCAAAGAGCGGCAGGCCCAGCTGGTGCGCGAACTCCTGGGCTTGCGGTCCCGCGTCGTGTCCGGCTACCACCACGGTTCTGCGTATGGCCAGTGCCTGTCCTGCTGGTGCCGGCGCTGCCTGCTGTTCGGCGCGTGCGAGCGGCCAGGTACCAGGCGTGAGGCTTTCCCAGTAGGGATTGTTGATGCTCTCGTTGTCTGATGGAGTCAGTGGATCCCTGAATTGCAGATTCAGTTGAACTGGGCCGCCAGGAAGATGTGCATCTCCCTGCAGCGCCAGCAGTGCTTGTCCAAGGCACATCTCCGCCTGCTGGCCGGCTGGCACGTTGAGGGCGAGACGGACGTGGTCACTGAAAAGGGTCTTCTGCTTGGTGCTCTGGCTAGCGCCGGTTCCATGCAGTTCATCGGGGCGATCCGCGGACAGAACCAGTAGCGGCGTTGCGGTGTGGTTGGCTTCCATGACTGCTGGAAGCATCTGGCCAATAGCGGTACCACTGGTAGCGGCTACGGCAACCGGTGTTCGGCTGCTTTGGGCCAAGCCCAGTGCCATGAAGGCCGCCGAACGTTCATCGATGCGCACATGGAACTTCAGCAATCCGGCATGCTCGGCTTCGGCCGCCGCATAGGCCAGAGGCGCGCTGCGCGAGCCGGGTGAAATAACCAGGTCTCGGATGCCAGCTTGAATCAGTATGCCAAGCACCGTTCGGGCCGTGGTGATGGCTAGTTGCTGATCTGGTTGCGGCGATCCCACGCGGTGTGGCTCCTTCGATTCCTAAGCTAAGGCAGTGCTCCCAGTCTATGCCTTGATCCGTGCTCCCCATGTATGAGGGTGCACGAAGGCGCCGGGGCAATCAGCGTGCTGATCACTCCGGCGCCTTGATGCGCGGATGGCTACAGGCTACTTGTTCTTGCCTTTGCCCTTGCCATTGCCCTTGCCTGGGTTCGAGTCTTCCTTGAAGACCTGCACCACGCTTGGACGCGGGCCGTAGAACTGGCCGGCACCCGAAGCAGCGGAGCTGCCTAGGAAGTCGGGGAACAGCGAAGTCGGAGCTGCGAAGGTTCCGCCTTCACCTGGGTGCTGGACCGAGACGAAGACCGAGTTGTCCTTGTCGTGGATCAGTGGGCCACAGGTCTCTGCACCGGTTGGCACGGCCAGGAACTGCTCGACACGGCCACGGTCCTTGCCGGTCAGGGTGACCTTGTGCAACGCATCCGAGTAGCCGATGGTGCTTGGCGCGCCGTCGGTGGAGATCCACAGGTTGCCCTTGGAATCGAAAGCCAGGTTATCCGGGCAGGAGATCGGCGAAACCTTGTCCGTAGGGTATCCCGAGAAGTAGGTGGAGCCGTTGACCTTAGGATCACCGGCAACCAGCAGGATATTCCATGTAAACTTGGTGCTGGTTGCGTCGTTGCCAGCTTCGGTGAGTTCGATGATGTGGCCATCACGGTTGGAGATGCGTGGGTTGGGCTCGGTGGCGCCTTCCTTGCCAGCCTTGCCGCGGTCCGAGTTGTTGGTCAGGGCCACGTAGAGCTTGCCGGAGATCGGGCTTGGCTCAACGTCTTCCGGACGGTCCATCTTGGTGGCGCCGATCTTGTCAGCTGCCAGTCGGGTGTACACCAGGACCTCTTCAACGCTCATGCCATCGACCATGGAAGCGCCGCCCTTGACCAGTGGCAGCCAGGTGCCGGTGCCGTCGAAGGCGCCATCGGATGGGACCTGGCCGCTGCCGTCGAGTTCGCCCGCTGGCGAGTTGCCGGTGAACTGAGCGACGTACAGGTCACCCTCAGAGAGCAAGGACATGTTCGCCTTGCGGTCATGCTTGGAGTAGGTGCCCTTGGAGACGAACTTGTACAGGTATTCGAACTTGGAGTCATCGCCCGAGTAGGCCACGGCCTTGCCGTTCTTGGCGATGCGCACGTTGGCGCCTTCGTGCTTGAAGCGGCCCAGGTTGGTGTGCTTTATCGGGGTGGACTTTGGATCCTGCGGGTCGATTTCGATGACCCAGCCGAAGCGGTTTGCTTCGTTTTCGTAGCCTTCGTTGGCCAGGCCGAATCGTGGATCGGTGTCTTCCCAGCCGCGTTCGGTGGCGCCGGCGCCGATGCCGTAGCGTGCTTCTTCGGCGGTGCCCTTGCCGCTGAAGTACTGGTCGATGTTCTCTTCACCGGAGAGGATGGTTCCCCATGGGGTGGTGCCGCCGGAGCAGTTGTTCAAGGTGCCGAGGACCTTGGTGCCGGTTGGGTCGGCAACGGTCTTGAGCAGGTCGCTACCTGCTGCTGGGCCGTCGATGGTGAATTCGGTCTGCGCGGTGATGCGGCGGTTGCGCTCGCCGCCTTGGACATAGGTCCACTTCTTGTCTTTCTTCTTGCGCTTGACCTCGACCACGCTGAAGCCGTGGGCGTTCATGGCGATGCGGCGGGCCTCGTCCTTGTTCGCTTCGAACCAGGCGGCGTCGAACATCATGTCTTCGTTGGTGTATTCGTGGTTTGCCACCAGCACGCCGGTGCGGCCCGAATACTTGTCAACGATGATGTCGAGGTAATCGCAGTTGTAGCCGAACTGTTCTGCCTGCTTGCGTGCACTCTGGTTGGTGGCATCAAACTGCGCGGTGTTCTTGAATAACGGGTCGCCCCAACGGATGATGGCGTTCCAGTCATAGCCTTCTGGGACGCTGACGTTATCTACTGAACGCGACACCGGCTCAATGGCATCGAAGGACAGGTGGCCGCCGGCGTTGTTGCCATTCTTCAGTGGCACCAATGGTGCTGCCACGGCGTCCTGCGCGCCGAAGAACTGCGGCCCAACGACTAGTGCGGAGGCGCCGACAGCGCCCAAGCCGAGCATACTGCGGCGGGACAGGGACTTATCGGCAATGTCCTTGAAATAGCTGTTGGACGAGGTGTTGCAGTCCGGCTTAACGCAGGCATCTCCACATTTGAAGTGGCAAGTAGCTGCGGAACGTCCGCCACGGGTATGGCCTAGCATTGGCAAAAGGGTACGGGTCGGATTCATGATCCATCACTTCCTCAGTTAGGGCTCGCTGTCAGGGGAACGACGCGATATGAGGTTTTCACCCGGAAGTGTGCAAATTGCAACGCCTAAGTTAACTGCGGGGAAATAGATGGGTGTCGAGAATCAGGCATTGGCTAGCTGTTCGTAGCATTGCTCGACTCTGTGTAACCACCAGTCAACCCGCTGCTGCTCTGGACGAAGCTGCTTGAGTTTATCGCTATCCGGATTAATGCGCCTTACCGGAAGATACCCGGCGGTAGCCAGCAGCGGTTCACTGCAGACATCATCGGCGAAAAGGGTTCCAGTGGATAGTCCGCACGCATAGGGCAGTTCTGGCAGGGCGCTGGCCAAAGCAGCGGCTTGGGCCAGGCCCACCGAGCTATCCAAGGCGCTGGAAATAACAACATCAAGTTCCGCTTGCTGGGCAATGTCCAGGACAGCTGCGATCCCGCCCAGCGGCTGGGCTTTGATGACCATCAGATCTGCCGCGCCCAGTCGTGAGACTTCCAAAGGGTCGGTGTGCTTGCGCACGGCCTCATCGGCAGCGATTTTCAGAGTGATCCCGGCGTTGCGCAATTGTTCTCGCACCTGCGCCAAGCCGGTGATTCCTGGCACGGGCTGTTCAGCGTATTGCAGATCGTAGTCGCTCAAGGCTTTCAACGCGTGGACTGCCTGGGCAATATCCCAGCCCATATTGGCATCAACGCGCAGTGCTGCCTGCGGATACAAACGACGTGCTTCTGCCACTCGGGCGAGGTCGTCTTGAAGGCTCTGGCCTTTTTCTGCAACTTTGATCTTGATGGTGTGCGGTGCGTCGTACTTCTCCAGTACTGACCCGACTTCGCTGGCCGCTACCGCTGGCAAAGTTGCGTTGACCGGGATGGTGGCGCGCAGCGGTTCGGGGAACGACTCGTAGGCTGCTTCGATGCCGGCAGCCAGCCAACGCGAGGCTTCAGCTGGAGCGTATTCGACGAAAGCAGAGAATTCTCCCCAGCCTGCGGGGCCTTTGATGAGCAGTGCTTCCCGCTGGGTGATCCCCCGGAATTTAACTCGCATGGGCAGGCGGACTACATGGCTGTTGGCCAGCACTTCAGCCAGCGGTGGAAGTTCAATGCTCATGGTCTAAGCCTAGCGAGCGTGGGCATGGTTACACTGCCATCGGCTGACATTTGCCCGACAAGTTGTGCAAGGCTAGAGATATGCCTCGACATTCAGCACCTGCGCGTCCACACCATCTTCGGTGGTGGTTGGCTCTGCTGCTGTTGGTTGCTTTCTTCTGCGTGGAGTATTTCTTCTTTGTGCATCTGCGCGCCGGGCAGTGGGCAGATCAGGCTGGCTTCGTGGCATGGTCACAGTGGTGGCCGCGCACCGAGCTGCTGGATCCTGTCCGTCAATTCCTGGACTTATTGCCGGTAATCTGCGGTGCGATTGCCGCGGTCTTCCTGTTGTACCGGGTGATCAGGGATCGGCGGTTCTTGCGTGCCACGGTGGCGATCCTGGCTTGCGCCGCGGCACTGGCCAGCACCCAGCTGCTGAAGCACGGCGTTTTGATCCGGCCGGATTTCAATTTCGGCACGACGGGCAATTCATTCCCCTCGGGGCACACCACCGCTGCCGCGGCCGCGATGGGATTGATGTTTGTCATTTCCCCGCCGAAGCTGCGTCCCGTGGTGCAACCCATTGCCTGGCTGTTCGCGACAGTTACCGGCGTCGCCACCCTGGTGTGCGGTTGGCACCGCCCCAGCGACATTGCCGCCGGTTTTCTGGTGGCTGCCTTCTGGATGGTGCTGGCCAGCGCGGTGTTGCAGCGGATCCAACCTTTGAGCCACGAGGTGCCCAAGACCAGCTGGTCCCGGGGTGTCGGGACTGCCAGCATTGTCGTGTGGGCCGTTGTTGTCGTCTTGTCGTTTATCTTGCCGCACCCGCATATTCAGAAGATCCCCGATAGCTTGCAGCTGACGTACGCGGTGCTGGGAATCGTTCACGTGATTGCGGCATCGTTGATCTCATCGCTGGCTTTGCGCTCCGTCGTGATCGGACCGATGCGGACCTTCCAGAAGTAGTAACGCTGTCAGGATCCGTTCTTCAGCATGATCGCGTTCAGCTGCTCCGCGCCTTGCTCGGAGTTGGGAATGGTCACGGCGAATCTCGACGAATTCTTCAGCTCGAATGCCAACCCTTCATGACGCCGAAGAACCACTGCTGACCCGCCCGGGAAAAAGCGCCATCCCCAGCCACCCCAGGTCATCGGGTCGATTTCAGTGCTGGTGACCGATTCGATCTCCTCGGGCTTGATGGTCCGCAGGGGGAAGCCAAAAAGCGCTGAGGTCACCCGGGTGCGCTGTTCGGTAATGCTCACTCGGATCCAGCACAGTCCCAGCACCAAGGGCCAGACGAAAAGGCAGACAACCAGGCTGATGATCGTCGCGGTCCAATTGGCCTGCCCGGACCTGTTGTAGCTATCGAACAGTGCGAAAATGCCGATTCCGGCAACAACGAGCCCGAGCATCCACAGCCACCAGGGAGCCATCATGGTTTCCCTGAATTCGCCGACCTCCGGCAGCGCAGTGCCTTGCGGCGCTGGAGCGGCAATTCCTTGGGCCTGGTTAATGCGAGCTTGCCGCTGTGCCTGCAGCTGCTTCGAATAGGACTGGTAAACGCCGCAAATCCATAGCGGGCTGAGCGCCAACAGCGTGCAGGCAAGCATCGGAAGCATCCAGATGCCGATGACTGCTGTCTGGGGAGTTTCCGCCAGGACTGTCGGAACCACCGAGCCAATGAAGACCCCGGCGGTGGTCCATGACAGAAGCGAACCAATAAACAGAAGCGTTAGCAGTAGCGCCGGTCGCCTGGTTAGAGCCAATGCGCTCAGGCCGATAATGCTCCCCACGGCGCTCAAACCAATGGCCACGGGGACGAGAATCTCGGTGCGGGTGAATTCGTCAGGATAGGTGGATGACCAGTGGGTCGCTGTGAGTTCCGGTAGCTGGTTGGCCAGCGGGAGGTAGATGCCGAGCACGATGACGACTGGCAGGACCAGTACAACGTACAGCCACGGACGATTCTTCACTGTATGCATAGCCGCTTCCATCTCATCCCTTGCCCTAACTGGATGGCTCCTTGGCTAGCGGAGCCACGAACTTCTACATTCACTTCCATCAAGGAAATATGTGCACGCTTACGACTTAAACTCTATCTTGACATGGCGATAAATGATCGACCGAGACTCAAATATCAGCAAAAAGGATGATGCCCGCCGAACCACAACGGTTCGACGGGCATCATATAAGGCAAGTACTGAGCCATTATTCCTAGAGCGTCGCGAGGGCTCGTTTCGGGTCGGTCATCGCATCGGCGACATAACGCAGGAATCCTGCTGCTGTCCCGCCATCACAGACCCGGTGATCAAAGCTCAACGTCAATTCGCAGATCGAGCGGACCTTGAGCTGGCCATTGACCACCCATGGTTTTTCGATGATGCGGCCCAGGCCGAGAATTGCGGCCTCCGGGTAATTGATGATCGCTGCCGAGCCATCCACATTGAAGACGCCATAGTTATTAATGGTGAAGGTGCTGCCAGACAGATCAGCCACTGCGGCCTTGCCTTCGCGGGCCACCGATGCCAGGCGGGCGAATTCGGCCGAGAGTTCCTGGGCGTTGAGCTTGTGGGCATCACGCACGTTCGGAACCACCAGGCCGCGGTCGGTCTGCGCAGCGAAGCCCAGGTTCACTCCTTCGAAGAGGGTGTGGCGCAGGGAGCCGTTGGCCTCGACATCAATCCGGCTGTTGAGTTCCGGGAAGCGCTGGAGTCCAGCCACTGCGAAACGCGAAATCAATGCCATGACGCTTGGTGCCTGGCCCTCGGTTTCCTTGATCTTGGAACGCAGCTTCAGCAGCTTGGTCACGTCCACGTCGACCCAGACGGTGGCCTCTGGTATTTCCCTGCGCGAGGTGCTCATAGCGTTCGCAATGGTCTTGCGGACACCGGAAAGCACCTGCGACGAGGCAACTGGCAGACCGGTCCGCAAATCCTTTGAGCCGCCGACTGCCGCTGACTCTGGCTTTGACGCAGAGGCCTGAGCAGCCTGCATCGGCTCCTGAACGACAGGAAGACTCGCTGGCTGCTCCGAGGCAGGTCGTGCCAGCGCGGCTTCGACATCAGAGCGCAGAATCAATCCCTGCGGGCCACTGCCCTTCACGGAATTGATATCCAATGCATTTTCCCGCGCCAGCTTGCGCACCAGCGGGTTGATGACGCGCACCGCTTCACTGGATTCCTGGACCGCGAGCGCAGCGCCAGCACCCACGCCTCGCGGCTTGCGCCGGCGGCTCGTCTTGCGCTGGGCAGACCCTGTGCCATAACCGATCAGCACGTTGCCGCTACCTTCATCCTCATCGGATTCGGACTCGGCCTCGGTTTCAGCTTCGCTCGACGGCGTCTGGGTCCCGGCCAGTTCCTCTTCACGATAGGACTGGGCACGCTCCATCTCGGGTTCCGATGCCGGAGCAGCTTCTTCCCCGCCGGTATTCACGGAGATAAAAGGCTCATCCACCAGCATCATCTGGCCGGCTTCGCCATGCAGGGTCGAGACGACGCCCTCGAAGGGGCAAGGGATCTCCACCAAGGATTTGGCTGTTTCGACTTCTGCGATCGGCTGATCCACCGCCACTTCGTCCCCGGCAGCAACCATCCAACGCACAAGTTCCGCCTCGGTCAGTCCCTCACCAAGGTCAGGCAGCAAAAAAGTCTTGACGGTCATTTATGCCTCCCACTGAAGTTGATCAACAGCATCCAGAATGCGTTCGGCGCTGGGCAGGTGGTACTTTTCCAAGGTCGGGGCCGGGTAGGGAATATCGAAACCGGTGACGCGCAGCACCGGCGCCGCCAGCGAATGGAAGCAGCGTTCCTGCACCCGGGCAACAATTTCACTGGCAACAGAGGCAAAGCCTTGAGCTTCAGCCACTACGATGGCACGTCCCGTTTTGCGAACCGACGCGCA harbors:
- a CDS encoding o-succinylbenzoate synthase; the encoded protein is MSIELPPLAEVLANSHVVRLPMRVKFRGITQREALLIKGPAGWGEFSAFVEYAPAEASRWLAAGIEAAYESFPEPLRATIPVNATLPAVAASEVGSVLEKYDAPHTIKIKVAEKGQSLQDDLARVAEARRLYPQAALRVDANMGWDIAQAVHALKALSDYDLQYAEQPVPGITGLAQVREQLRNAGITLKIAADEAVRKHTDPLEVSRLGAADLMVIKAQPLGGIAAVLDIAQQAELDVVISSALDSSVGLAQAAALASALPELPYACGLSTGTLFADDVCSEPLLATAGYLPVRRINPDSDKLKQLRPEQQRVDWWLHRVEQCYEQLANA
- a CDS encoding phosphatase PAP2 family protein, which translates into the protein MPRHSAPARPHHLRWWLALLLLVAFFCVEYFFFVHLRAGQWADQAGFVAWSQWWPRTELLDPVRQFLDLLPVICGAIAAVFLLYRVIRDRRFLRATVAILACAAALASTQLLKHGVLIRPDFNFGTTGNSFPSGHTTAAAAAMGLMFVISPPKLRPVVQPIAWLFATVTGVATLVCGWHRPSDIAAGFLVAAFWMVLASAVLQRIQPLSHEVPKTSWSRGVGTASIVVWAVVVVLSFILPHPHIQKIPDSLQLTYAVLGIVHVIAASLISSLALRSVVIGPMRTFQK
- a CDS encoding DUF3093 family protein; the encoded protein is MHTVKNRPWLYVVLVLPVVIVLGIYLPLANQLPELTATHWSSTYPDEFTRTEILVPVAIGLSAVGSIIGLSALALTRRPALLLTLLFIGSLLSWTTAGVFIGSVVPTVLAETPQTAVIGIWMLPMLACTLLALSPLWICGVYQSYSKQLQAQRQARINQAQGIAAPAPQGTALPEVGEFRETMMAPWWLWMLGLVVAGIGIFALFDSYNRSGQANWTATIISLVVCLFVWPLVLGLCWIRVSITEQRTRVTSALFGFPLRTIKPEEIESVTSTEIDPMTWGGWGWRFFPGGSAVVLRRHEGLAFELKNSSRFAVTIPNSEQGAEQLNAIMLKNGS
- a CDS encoding dihydrolipoamide acetyltransferase family protein; this translates as MTVKTFLLPDLGEGLTEAELVRWMVAAGDEVAVDQPIAEVETAKSLVEIPCPFEGVVSTLHGEAGQMMLVDEPFISVNTGGEEAAPASEPEMERAQSYREEELAGTQTPSSEAETEAESESDEDEGSGNVLIGYGTGSAQRKTSRRRKPRGVGAGAALAVQESSEAVRVINPLVRKLARENALDINSVKGSGPQGLILRSDVEAALARPASEQPASLPVVQEPMQAAQASASKPESAAVGGSKDLRTGLPVASSQVLSGVRKTIANAMSTSRREIPEATVWVDVDVTKLLKLRSKIKETEGQAPSVMALISRFAVAGLQRFPELNSRIDVEANGSLRHTLFEGVNLGFAAQTDRGLVVPNVRDAHKLNAQELSAEFARLASVAREGKAAVADLSGSTFTINNYGVFNVDGSAAIINYPEAAILGLGRIIEKPWVVNGQLKVRSICELTLSFDHRVCDGGTAAGFLRYVADAMTDPKRALATL